A single genomic interval of Acidovorax sp. 1608163 harbors:
- a CDS encoding cobyrinate a,c-diamide synthase, with protein MAQAAARCPALLIAAPASGQGKTTAVAALARLHTRRGLRVQVFKCGPDFLDPHWHQLASGQPVHQLDLWMNGEVDCRQRLHAAAQSNDLILIEGVMGLFDGTPSAADLAQRFGVPVMAVVDASAMAGTFGALAFGLQHYRADMPWAGVLANRVGSERHAQMLRDGLRDSADWMGALMRVSHGEEPAGAGKKGAALLPERHLGLVAAHELADSAQRLDAAADALAATPLGQMAAQDLQRWAVDFPAPDDIRPVPPLLAGRTVAVGRDAAFCFTYAANLQTLEQLGARVVFFSPLDDAALPPCDAVWLPGGYPELHTDRIAANTGMKASLMAHVLQRKPLWAECGGMMALFESITHTDGSTHPAWGLLPGHVRMQKRLAALGPQQLVVDGRTLRGHTFHYSTAQSDAPVVSRTSRPDEPVAADAGEALYRLGSIHASYFHAWFPSSPVAVAHLLGGVTA; from the coding sequence ATGGCGCAAGCCGCTGCCCGCTGCCCCGCCTTGTTGATTGCCGCCCCGGCCTCGGGGCAGGGCAAGACCACGGCGGTGGCGGCGCTGGCGCGGCTGCACACGCGCCGGGGCTTGCGCGTGCAGGTGTTCAAGTGCGGGCCGGATTTTCTGGACCCGCATTGGCACCAGCTCGCCAGCGGCCAGCCGGTGCACCAGCTGGACCTGTGGATGAACGGCGAGGTCGATTGCCGCCAGCGCCTGCATGCAGCGGCGCAAAGCAACGACCTCATCCTCATCGAGGGCGTGATGGGCCTGTTCGACGGCACACCCAGCGCGGCCGATCTGGCCCAGCGCTTTGGCGTGCCCGTGATGGCCGTGGTCGATGCATCGGCCATGGCGGGCACCTTTGGCGCGCTGGCCTTTGGCCTGCAACATTACCGCGCAGACATGCCCTGGGCCGGCGTGCTGGCCAACCGCGTGGGCAGCGAGCGGCATGCGCAGATGCTGCGCGATGGCCTGCGTGACAGCGCCGACTGGATGGGCGCGTTGATGCGCGTGAGCCATGGCGAAGAGCCTGCTGGCGCCGGCAAAAAAGGCGCGGCCTTGCTGCCTGAGCGCCACCTGGGCCTGGTGGCTGCGCACGAGCTGGCCGACAGCGCCCAGCGCCTGGACGCTGCGGCCGACGCACTGGCCGCCACCCCGCTGGGCCAGATGGCCGCGCAAGACTTGCAGCGCTGGGCGGTGGATTTCCCCGCACCGGACGACATCCGGCCTGTGCCGCCCTTGCTGGCGGGCCGCACCGTGGCCGTGGGGCGCGATGCCGCGTTTTGCTTTACCTACGCCGCCAACCTGCAAACGCTGGAGCAACTGGGCGCGCGCGTGGTGTTTTTCTCGCCATTGGATGACGCTGCATTGCCCCCATGCGACGCCGTATGGCTGCCCGGTGGCTACCCCGAGCTGCACACCGACCGCATCGCCGCCAACACCGGCATGAAGGCCAGCCTGATGGCCCATGTGCTGCAGCGCAAGCCCCTGTGGGCCGAGTGCGGCGGCATGATGGCGCTGTTTGAATCCATCACCCACACCGACGGAAGCACGCACCCCGCTTGGGGCCTGCTGCCCGGACATGTCCGCATGCAAAAGCGCCTGGCCGCGTTGGGCCCGCAGCAACTGGTGGTGGATGGGCGCACGCTGCGTGGGCACACCTTCCACTACTCCACCGCGCAAAGCGATGCACCGGTGGTGTCGCGCACCTCGCGGCCCGATGAGCCGGTGGCGGCCGATGCGGGCGAGGCGCTGTACCGCCTGGGCAGCATCCACGCCAGCTACTTCCACGCGTGGTTCCCATCCAGCCCCGTGGCCGTGGCGCACCTGCTGGGTGGAGTGACTGCGTGA
- the cobU gene encoding bifunctional adenosylcobinamide kinase/adenosylcobinamide-phosphate guanylyltransferase: protein MPKSRSELILGGQKSGKSRRAELLARDWLAQSPAHNAVLIATAQPWDGEMRERIARHQRDRAERVPGLQTLEEPRDLAAALAKHSTAHTLVVVDCLTLWLTNWLMPAGDEALDLKQKQALALDWKAQAAHFLIAIEKAPGPVVLVGNEIGLGVIPMGREVRAFVDALGVLNQQVAQVCERVTLMAAGLPLKLK from the coding sequence ATGCCAAAAAGCCGCTCCGAGCTGATCCTCGGCGGTCAGAAAAGCGGCAAGTCCCGCCGGGCCGAGCTGCTGGCGCGCGACTGGCTGGCCCAGTCGCCCGCACACAACGCCGTGCTGATCGCCACCGCCCAGCCGTGGGACGGTGAGATGCGCGAGCGCATTGCCCGCCACCAGCGCGACCGGGCCGAGCGCGTGCCCGGCCTGCAAACGCTGGAAGAACCCCGCGACCTGGCAGCCGCCCTGGCAAAGCACAGCACCGCGCACACGCTGGTGGTGGTGGACTGCCTCACGCTGTGGCTGACCAACTGGCTCATGCCCGCTGGGGACGAAGCTCTGGATTTGAAACAAAAACAGGCTCTGGCGCTTGACTGGAAAGCGCAAGCAGCTCATTTTTTGATAGCAATTGAAAAAGCCCCCGGCCCCGTGGTGCTGGTGGGCAATGAGATCGGCCTGGGCGTGATCCCCATGGGCCGCGAAGTACGGGCCTTTGTGGATGCGCTGGGCGTGCTCAACCAGCAAGTAGCGCAGGTGTGCGAACGCGTCACGCTGATGGCGGCAGGCTTGCCGCTGAAACTGAAATGA
- a CDS encoding ABC transporter substrate-binding protein, producing MKPIPVRRILWVIAILIVLGLLMAGLARAQPVQVTDDRGRAVTLSRPPQRIVSLLPSLTETICALDQCHRLVGVDRYSNYPASVQKLPKVGGGLDPNIEAIVALRPDVVVMSVSSRAGERLEALGVKVVTLEPKTHADVQRVLGTMARLLGQPDDAARKVWRVIDAAVSAAAQSLAPEARNTRVYFEVSRGPYGAGESSFIGETLTRLGVKNIVPVSLGPFPRLNPEFVVRANPDLIMMGNRSMQNMVPYPGWDTIKAVREQRLCVYGPDDSDTVVRPGPRMAEAARLMAQCINDKMARKPQTANSPATRP from the coding sequence ATGAAACCCATCCCCGTGCGCCGCATCCTCTGGGTGATCGCCATCCTCATCGTTCTGGGCCTGCTCATGGCCGGACTGGCGCGGGCGCAGCCCGTGCAGGTCACCGACGACCGGGGTCGTGCGGTGACGCTGTCGCGCCCGCCCCAGCGCATCGTGAGCCTGCTGCCATCGCTCACCGAAACCATCTGCGCGCTCGACCAATGCCACCGCCTGGTGGGCGTGGACCGTTATTCCAACTACCCCGCCAGCGTGCAAAAGCTGCCCAAGGTGGGCGGTGGGCTGGACCCCAACATCGAGGCCATCGTGGCCCTGCGCCCCGATGTGGTGGTGATGTCCGTCTCATCCCGCGCGGGCGAGCGGCTGGAGGCGCTGGGCGTTAAGGTCGTCACGCTGGAGCCCAAAACCCATGCCGACGTGCAGCGCGTGCTGGGCACCATGGCCCGCCTGCTGGGCCAGCCCGACGATGCCGCGCGCAAGGTGTGGCGCGTGATCGATGCCGCTGTGTCTGCCGCCGCTCAGAGCCTGGCGCCCGAGGCCCGCAACACCCGCGTGTACTTTGAAGTGAGCCGCGGCCCCTACGGCGCGGGCGAGTCGTCGTTCATTGGCGAGACGCTCACGCGCCTGGGCGTGAAGAACATCGTGCCCGTCTCGCTGGGGCCCTTTCCGCGCCTGAACCCCGAGTTTGTGGTGCGCGCCAACCCCGACCTCATCATGATGGGCAACCGCAGCATGCAGAACATGGTGCCGTACCCAGGGTGGGACACCATCAAGGCCGTGCGCGAGCAGCGCCTGTGCGTGTATGGGCCCGACGATTCGGACACCGTGGTGCGCCCCGGCCCCCGCATGGCCGAGGCCGCCCGGCTGATGGCCCAGTGCATCAACGACAAAATGGCCCGCAAACCCCAGACGGCCAACTCCCCAGCCACCCGGCCATGA